A part of Rhipicephalus microplus isolate Deutch F79 chromosome 8, USDA_Rmic, whole genome shotgun sequence genomic DNA contains:
- the LOC119164126 gene encoding ribokinase isoform X2: MGHGGKGANSCVMAARMGLTCGLIAKVGSDKIGKDYLQYLREIKINTDHVKPADARANNATANIIVTKKGDNCIVYVPGAAALLLPQDVRDAELMIKNAKMLVAVFECSRQTLLEALRTARKYNVTTFVNAAPYDPSMTDEVYKLTDILCVNETEASKLTGLKVTNKTECQAAAKALLAKGCHTVIITAGDQGACFCTSSNQLLTQVPAERVDVEDTTGAGDAFNGAFVYHYVRHRDVPLADTIKKACDVATITVQSPGTQLSYPERADIPESLL, translated from the exons ATGGGTCACGGTGGCAAGGGAGCCAATTCCTGTGTCATGGCCGCTCGCATGGGTCTGACGTGCGGCTTGATTGCTAAA GTTGGCAGCGACAAGATTGGAAAAGACTACTTGCAGTACCTTCGCGAGATTAAAATTAATACAG ATCATGTCAAGCCGGCAGATGCGAGGGCCAACAATGCCACGGCCAACATCATTGTGACAAAGAAAG GTGACAACTGCATTGTCTATGTGCCCGGAGCTGCTGCGCTGCTCTTGCCTCAAGACGTCCGCGACGCCGAGCTAATGATCAAGAACGCGAAGATGCTGGTGGCAGTCTTTGAATGCTCCAGGCAGACGCTGCTAGAAGCCCTGCGAACTGCGCGAAAGTACAATG TGACAACGTTTGTAAATGCTGCTCCGTACGATCCTTCAATGACAGACGAGGTTTACAAGCTCACCGACATCCTCTGTGTTAATGAGACCGAG GCTAGCAAGCTCACTGGCCTCAAGGTGACTAACAAGACGGAGTGTCAGGCTGCCGCAAAAGCTCTGCTGGCCAAGGGGTGCCACACAGTGATAATCACCGCCGGTGATCAGGGAGCCTGCTTTTGCACCAGCTCCAATCAGCTGCTCACGCAGGTGCCAGCAGAGAGGGTCGACGTGGAGGATACAACG GGAGCCGGCGACGCGTTCAATGGGGCCTTTGTGTACCACTACGTGCGACACCGCGATGTTCCCCTGGCGGACAccataaagaaggcgtgcgacgTAGCCACCATCACAGTTCAGTCGCCCGGCACCCAGCTGAGCTACCCGGAGCGTGCCGACATTCCGGAGAGTCTTCTCTGA
- the LOC119164126 gene encoding ribokinase isoform X1, whose amino-acid sequence MSEAKPTGKQGETKPEKGAEVKQAPDVKNVEAVFLGACVVDLTSYADRFPVPGETLIGNDFVMGHGGKGANSCVMAARMGLTCGLIAKVGSDKIGKDYLQYLREIKINTDHVKPADARANNATANIIVTKKGDNCIVYVPGAAALLLPQDVRDAELMIKNAKMLVAVFECSRQTLLEALRTARKYNVTTFVNAAPYDPSMTDEVYKLTDILCVNETEASKLTGLKVTNKTECQAAAKALLAKGCHTVIITAGDQGACFCTSSNQLLTQVPAERVDVEDTTGAGDAFNGAFVYHYVRHRDVPLADTIKKACDVATITVQSPGTQLSYPERADIPESLL is encoded by the exons ATGAGTGAAGCGAAACCAACTGGTAAGCAAGGGGAGACCAAGCCAGAGAAAGGCGCCGAGGTCAAACAGGCGCCCGATGTCAAGAACGTCGAAGCTGTATTTCTTGGTGCCTGCGTGGTGGACTTGACCAG CTATGCTGACCGCTTCCCAGTACCTGGTGAAACGCTGATTGGGAACGACTTTGTCATGGGTCACGGTGGCAAGGGAGCCAATTCCTGTGTCATGGCCGCTCGCATGGGTCTGACGTGCGGCTTGATTGCTAAA GTTGGCAGCGACAAGATTGGAAAAGACTACTTGCAGTACCTTCGCGAGATTAAAATTAATACAG ATCATGTCAAGCCGGCAGATGCGAGGGCCAACAATGCCACGGCCAACATCATTGTGACAAAGAAAG GTGACAACTGCATTGTCTATGTGCCCGGAGCTGCTGCGCTGCTCTTGCCTCAAGACGTCCGCGACGCCGAGCTAATGATCAAGAACGCGAAGATGCTGGTGGCAGTCTTTGAATGCTCCAGGCAGACGCTGCTAGAAGCCCTGCGAACTGCGCGAAAGTACAATG TGACAACGTTTGTAAATGCTGCTCCGTACGATCCTTCAATGACAGACGAGGTTTACAAGCTCACCGACATCCTCTGTGTTAATGAGACCGAG GCTAGCAAGCTCACTGGCCTCAAGGTGACTAACAAGACGGAGTGTCAGGCTGCCGCAAAAGCTCTGCTGGCCAAGGGGTGCCACACAGTGATAATCACCGCCGGTGATCAGGGAGCCTGCTTTTGCACCAGCTCCAATCAGCTGCTCACGCAGGTGCCAGCAGAGAGGGTCGACGTGGAGGATACAACG GGAGCCGGCGACGCGTTCAATGGGGCCTTTGTGTACCACTACGTGCGACACCGCGATGTTCCCCTGGCGGACAccataaagaaggcgtgcgacgTAGCCACCATCACAGTTCAGTCGCCCGGCACCCAGCTGAGCTACCCGGAGCGTGCCGACATTCCGGAGAGTCTTCTCTGA